Proteins found in one Acidimicrobiales bacterium genomic segment:
- a CDS encoding 4-(cytidine 5'-diphospho)-2-C-methyl-D-erythritol kinase, producing MLVIVKAYAKLTRSLRVVGVRDDGYHLLDAEMVTLDLCDELAFTDGVNDLPADNLVSRALAAVGRDAHVALTKRIPMGAGLGGGSADAAAVLRWAGCPDLSVAASLGADVPFCVVGGRARVRGIGEVVEPLPFEPMTFTLLTPPLHVSTPAVYAMWDSLGGPSADGPNDLEPAALAVEPALAPWRDRLGDATGMTPVLAGSGGTWFVEGEFPGDGRVVARTTPAVG from the coding sequence GTGCTCGTGATCGTCAAGGCCTACGCCAAACTGACCCGCTCGTTGCGGGTGGTCGGCGTGCGCGACGACGGCTACCACCTGCTCGACGCCGAGATGGTCACCCTTGACCTGTGCGACGAGCTGGCCTTTACCGACGGGGTGAACGACTTGCCCGCCGACAATCTCGTGTCGCGTGCACTGGCGGCGGTGGGACGCGATGCGCATGTGGCGTTGACCAAACGCATTCCCATGGGAGCGGGCCTCGGCGGCGGTTCGGCCGACGCCGCTGCCGTCCTGCGGTGGGCCGGGTGCCCCGACCTGTCGGTCGCCGCGTCACTGGGCGCCGACGTCCCCTTCTGCGTGGTCGGCGGCCGTGCGCGTGTCCGAGGGATCGGCGAGGTGGTCGAGCCGCTGCCGTTCGAGCCGATGACGTTCACTTTGCTGACACCGCCGCTCCACGTGTCGACGCCCGCGGTGTACGCCATGTGGGACTCGCTCGGAGGCCCGTCGGCCGACGGCCCCAACGACTTGGAGCCCGCTGCGCTGGCCGTGGAGCCGGCGCTGGCGCCATGGCGCGACCGGCTGGGCGACGCGACCGGAATGACGCCGGTCCTGGCAGGCAGCGGCGGTACGTGGTTCGTGGAAGGCGAGTTCCCCGGTGATGGCCGAGTGGTGGCGCGGACGACGCCGGCCGTCGGCTGA